A window of the Hypomesus transpacificus isolate Combined female chromosome 8, fHypTra1, whole genome shotgun sequence genome harbors these coding sequences:
- the dcaf11 gene encoding LOW QUALITY PROTEIN: DDB1- and CUL4-associated factor 11 (The sequence of the model RefSeq protein was modified relative to this genomic sequence to represent the inferred CDS: deleted 1 base in 1 codon) yields the protein MGSQSSSGMSGGRGSSGNPDQSDQESNQSSGTRGRRAAERQSTAEEDVDLAQVLAYLLRRGQVRLVHGSGATGLQLVQSYSDSDEDSDGAWEGRLGDRYNPPVDSQPDTQDVDQSEIRTQILLATASSTLRGRNSFTHMLTEREQGRCLGSSFSHGECSRIRSHFLPNCVSCKDTYRQKAFCGVYSEDGNMFLSACQDQNIRLYDTSRGGLSLKRAVKARDVGWSVLDACFSPDASCVLYSSWSDYIHVCSIEGDSETHTALDLNPDERRFCVFSLAASTDGKEILGGANDGRLYVFDREQNKRTLKIDAHEDDVNAVAFADSSSQLLFSGSDDALCKVWDRRTLREDRPQPVGQLAGHRDGITFIHSKGDARYLISNSKDQSIKLWDVRRFSPREGLAASRLAVTQQNWDYRWQQVPQRALKRHKLTGDTSVMTYRGHGVLHTLIRCRFSPEFTTGQRFIYTGCSTGKIIIYDVLTGSVVSRLSEHEACVRDVTWHPYKDSIISSSWDGAVRLWEHRQTHPLNEDRERERE from the exons ATGGGCTCTCAGTCCAGTTCTGGGATGTCCGGCGGTCGGGGTTCCAGCGGCAACCCAGACCAGTCTGATCAGGAATCCAACCAGAGCAGCGGCACGCGGGGCCgcagagctgcagagagacagTCTACCGCTGAAGAGGACGTTGATTTAGCGCAAGTGCTGGCTTACTTACTGAGGAG gggCCAGGTGAGGCTGGTCCATGGCAGTGGGGCGACCGGGCTGCAGCTTGTCCAGTCATACTCGGATTCTGACGAGGACAGCGATGGAGCGTGGGAGGGTCGCCTTGGAGACCGCTACAACCCCCcag TGGACTCCCAGCCAGACACTCAGGACGTGGACCAGAGTGAGATCAGGACCCAGATCCTCCTGGCTACCGCCTCCTCAACCCTGAGGGGCAGAAACAGcttcacacacatgctcacagag AGGGAACAAGGCAGGTGTCTTGGCTCCAGTTTTTCTCATGGGGAGTGCAGCCGCATCCGCTCACA CTTCCTGCCCAACTGTGTGTCGTGTAAAGACACCTACAGACAGAAAGCCTTCTGCGGGGTTTACAGTGAGGATGGCAACAtgttcctctctgcctgccaaG ACCAGAACATCCGCCTGTATGACACCAGCAGGGGTGGGTTGAGTCTGAAGCGGGCGGTGAAGGCCAGGGATGTGGGCTGGAGCGTCCTGGACGCGTGCTTCTCCCCTGATGCCAGCTGCGTGCTCTACTCCAGCTGGTCTGACTACA ttCATGTGTGCAGTATTGAGGGAGACAGTGAAACTCACACGGCGCTGGACCTCAA CCCAGACGAGAGGAGgttctgtgtgttctctctggcCGCGTCCACGGACGGGAAGGAGATCCTGGGAGG ggcaaACGATGGCCGCCTCTATGTCTTTGATCGTGAACAGAACAAGAGAACATTAAag ATCGACGCCCATGAGGATGATGTGAACGCGGTGGCGTTTGCAGATAGCTCCTCCCAGCTGCTGTTCTCTGGCAGCGATGACGCGCTGTGCAAGGTCTGGGACCGCCGCACCCTGCGTGAAGACCGGCCCCAGCCCGTAGGTCAGCTGGCCGGGCACAGAGACGGCATCACCTTCATCCACAGCAAG GGTGACGCTCGCTACCTGATCAGTAACTCCAAGGACCAGTCCATCAAGCTGTGGGACGTGAGGAGGTTCTCC CCAAGGGAGGGCCTGGCTGCATCCCGGCTGGCCGTCACCCAGCAGAACTGGGACTACCGCTGGCAGCAGGTCCcccagagag CTCTGAAGAGACACAAGCTGACAGGAGACACGTCGGTCATGACGTACCGGGGGCACGGCGTGCTGCACACTCTGATACGCTGCCGCTTCTCTCCTGAGTTCACCACCGGACAGAGGTTCATCTACACGGGCTGCTCCACGGGCAAGATCATCA tctaTGACGTGCTGACCGGCAGCGTTGTGTCCCGGCTGTCGGAGCACGAGGCCTGTGTGAGGGATGTGACCTGGCACCCTTACAAGGACAGCATCATCAGCAGCTCT tgGGATGGTGCTGTGCGATTGTGGGAGCACAGACAGACCCATCCGCTCaacgaggacagagagagggagagggagtag
- the psme1 gene encoding proteasome activator complex subunit 1 isoform X1 — translation MTSIDIRPESKKQVDDFCKQLTKEAEALLTGFFPQKIVEMEMLLKSSLSLDNLVTLKAPLDIPIPDPVKEEAKRKRKEEKEAKEGKKGKEDKEDKEEEDAGPPCGPIACNERVERLLKEIKPQIQTLKEKLNTVSMWVQLQIPKIEDGNNFGVAVQEKVFELLTNTRTKIEGFQTQISKYYSERGDAVAKASKQPHVGDYRQLVHELDQSQYCELRVVVLEIRNTYAVLFDIIDKNYDKIKKPRGDSKALIY, via the exons ATGACATCCATAGACATCCGCCCGGAGTCGAAGAAACAG GTCGATGACTTCTGCAAGCAACTTACCAAGGAG GCTGAGGCCCTGCTTACAGGCTTCTTCCCTCAGAAGATTGTAGAGATGGAGATGCTGCTGAAG AGCTCGCTGAGCCTGGATAACCTGGTGACCTTGAAGGCTCCTCTGGACATCCCCATCCCTGACCCTGTGAAGGAGGAGgccaagaggaagaggaaggaggag AAGGAAGCCAAGGAGGGCAAGAAGGgcaaggaggacaaggaggacaaggaggaggaggatgcag GTCCTCCCTGCGGCCCAATCGCCTGTAATGAGAGGGTGGAGCGTCTGCTGAAGGAGATCAAACCTCAGATCCAGACCCTCAAGGAGAAGCTCAACACA GTATCCATGTGGGTTCAGCTCCAGATTCCCAAGATCGAGGATGGAAACAACTTTGGCGTGGCTGTACAG GAGAAGGTGTTTGAACTTCTGACCAACACTCGTACCAAGATCGAGGGATTCCAGACGCAGATCTCCAA GTACTACAGCGAGAGGGGCGATGCTGTGGCCAAAGCATCCAAACAACCTCACGTG GGAGACTACAGACAGCTGGTGCATGAGCTGGACCAGTCCCAGTACTGTGAGCTGAGAGTGGTGGTCCTGGAGATACGTAACACATAC GCTGTGCTGTTTGACATCATCGACAAGAACTACGACAAGATCAAGAAGCCCAGAGGAGACAGCAAGGCCCTCAtctactga
- the psme1 gene encoding proteasome activator complex subunit 1 isoform X2, translating into MEMLLKSSLSLDNLVTLKAPLDIPIPDPVKEEAKRKRKEEKEAKEGKKGKEDKEDKEEEDAGPPCGPIACNERVERLLKEIKPQIQTLKEKLNTVSMWVQLQIPKIEDGNNFGVAVQEKVFELLTNTRTKIEGFQTQISKYYSERGDAVAKASKQPHVGDYRQLVHELDQSQYCELRVVVLEIRNTYAVLFDIIDKNYDKIKKPRGDSKALIY; encoded by the exons ATGGAGATGCTGCTGAAG AGCTCGCTGAGCCTGGATAACCTGGTGACCTTGAAGGCTCCTCTGGACATCCCCATCCCTGACCCTGTGAAGGAGGAGgccaagaggaagaggaaggaggag AAGGAAGCCAAGGAGGGCAAGAAGGgcaaggaggacaaggaggacaaggaggaggaggatgcag GTCCTCCCTGCGGCCCAATCGCCTGTAATGAGAGGGTGGAGCGTCTGCTGAAGGAGATCAAACCTCAGATCCAGACCCTCAAGGAGAAGCTCAACACA GTATCCATGTGGGTTCAGCTCCAGATTCCCAAGATCGAGGATGGAAACAACTTTGGCGTGGCTGTACAG GAGAAGGTGTTTGAACTTCTGACCAACACTCGTACCAAGATCGAGGGATTCCAGACGCAGATCTCCAA GTACTACAGCGAGAGGGGCGATGCTGTGGCCAAAGCATCCAAACAACCTCACGTG GGAGACTACAGACAGCTGGTGCATGAGCTGGACCAGTCCCAGTACTGTGAGCTGAGAGTGGTGGTCCTGGAGATACGTAACACATAC GCTGTGCTGTTTGACATCATCGACAAGAACTACGACAAGATCAAGAAGCCCAGAGGAGACAGCAAGGCCCTCAtctactga
- the LOC124470528 gene encoding LOW QUALITY PROTEIN: fat storage-inducing transmembrane protein 1 (The sequence of the model RefSeq protein was modified relative to this genomic sequence to represent the inferred CDS: substituted 1 base at 1 genomic stop codon) → MDPDHFDVNQKSQQAAGELCRAGRLGLSLLTWVLLVLTDVAAGFLRCSLFRRHFDLMVSGVLLFGPALGPWGSRNSIFANRNHFLYRKFLDSCWGWTFISTSSFVFILSFSLRPSLALSLRHLSRVAVTGAMWWGGVWLLACLEDAAGSCYQPLPQAGSLSVRPGAVVQPLSQAGGLFLGRDAVCQPLLLLPGVSKASCLRAGLLWRGWYLXEDTLLLCLCCLVLAEEGSVFEPRLVLGKPWGNPLRLLFLLCVSLLALWLSLLICLLAHLPQFPSQLLGGAVGCLMWRGLYRGWCCLGPGWWCPGRPGEGLFLTNTDGQTE, encoded by the exons ATGGACCCTGACCATTTTGACGTCAACCAGAAATCCCAGCAGGCGGCTGGTGAACTCTGCCGGGCAGGGAGGCTTGGTCTGAGCCTCCTCACCtgggtgctgctggtgctgaCAGACGTGGCGGCTGGGTTCCTGCGTTGTTCACTGTTCAGGCGTCATTTTGACCTGATGGTGTCTGGAGTGCTGCTGTTTGGGCCGGCTCTGGGACCCTGGGGGTCCAGGAACAGCATCTTTGCCAATAGGAACCACTTCCTCTACAG GAAGTTCCTTGATTCCTGCTGGGGCTGGACCTTCATCTCCACCAGCTCCTtcgtcttcatcctctccttctccctccgcccctccctcgctctctccctccgccaCCTCTCCAGGGTGGCTGTCACCGGAGCCatgtggtgggggggtgtctGGCTCCTGGCCTGTCTGGAGGACGCTGCAGGGAGCTGCTACCAACCCCTTCCCCAGGCTGGAAGCTTGTCCGTGAGGCCTGGAGCTGTGGTTCAACCTCTATCCCAGGCCGGGGGCCTGTTCCTGGGGCGAGATGCGGTGTGCCAgcccctgctgctcctcccggGGGTGAGCAAGGCCTCTTGTCTGAGAGCAGGCCTGCTGTGGCGCGGCTGGTATCTGTGAGAAGACACCCTcctgctctgtctgtgctgcctgGTCCTGGCTGAGGAAGGCTCCGTGTTCGAACCCCGCCTGGTCCTGGGGAAGCCCTGGGGGAACCCGCTgcgcctcctcttcctgctgtgtgtctccctgctggCTCTATGGCTCAGCCTGCTGATCTGCCTGCTGGCTCACCTCCCACAGTTCCCCTCCCAGCTGCTGGGGGGCGCTGTAGGGTGCCTGATGTGGAGGGGCCTGTACCGGGGGTGGTGCTGCCTGGGGCCAGGCTGGTGGTGTCCAGGGAGGCCGGGAGAGGGACTCTTCCTCACAAATACGGACGGACAAACAGAGTAG